In Bradyrhizobium lablabi, one DNA window encodes the following:
- a CDS encoding DUF3658 domain-containing protein codes for MPPILHVVFTDTGAASLREALKASGRGDTVVSLADNLSFGPIDPVDPEARRNWVEKELGFTGWPSTPEQDGDNGWEDISTRAHAFWNESLSQRHRKIAWVSRRSAMEYAGFLEWLWRLGDAPCEVVDLTDVKVSYRPEHGPPRRPRLAMSLGMLDHNTICNNDLWDLAEPLQMSARGRYLDLWRQLRSENAPLRVIDGDKLVSAPITFFDSLLLSHVKANWLKVARVVGEVLTDQTMDGVFQTGDIVLAARINALVENRVLEFQGKSPFALRFSEVRLPRG; via the coding sequence GTGCCTCCTATTCTTCATGTCGTTTTCACGGACACCGGCGCTGCCAGCCTTCGAGAGGCGCTCAAGGCGAGCGGCAGGGGCGATACTGTCGTCAGCCTCGCCGACAATTTGAGTTTTGGTCCGATCGACCCGGTTGACCCGGAAGCCCGCAGGAATTGGGTTGAGAAAGAACTGGGGTTCACAGGCTGGCCATCCACGCCGGAGCAAGATGGGGATAATGGTTGGGAGGATATCTCGACACGAGCCCATGCATTTTGGAACGAGTCGCTCTCCCAGCGGCATCGAAAGATCGCCTGGGTGTCCCGCCGGTCTGCAATGGAATATGCGGGATTCCTGGAATGGCTTTGGCGGCTCGGAGACGCGCCGTGCGAGGTGGTCGATCTGACCGACGTCAAGGTCTCCTACCGCCCCGAGCACGGCCCACCCCGGCGGCCGCGTTTGGCGATGAGTCTGGGGATGCTCGACCACAATACGATATGCAACAACGATCTCTGGGATTTGGCGGAGCCGTTGCAGATGAGCGCGCGGGGCCGATATCTCGATCTCTGGCGCCAACTCCGTTCGGAAAACGCGCCGCTACGCGTTATCGACGGCGACAAGCTTGTGTCGGCGCCAATCACTTTCTTTGATTCACTCTTGCTATCCCACGTGAAGGCCAATTGGCTGAAGGTCGCGAGGGTTGTGGGTGAGGTTTTGACCGATCAGACGATGGACGGCGTTTTTCAAACCGGCGACATCGTGTTGGCTGCGCGGATCAACGCGCTCGTCGAGAACCGCGTTCTGGAATTTCAGGGAAAGAGTCCCTTTGCGCTTCGATTCAGCGAGGTACGATTGCCACGTGGATAG
- a CDS encoding GFA family protein produces the protein MKLEGGCYCGSVRYVAEGEPMMKAQCHCRECQYISGGSPNMFVVMPIDGFKFTKGSPKKFARSDLEGAVTREFCAECGTHMTTLRPGLPAAILKVGTLDDPGLFGSPQMAIYTVDKQPFHVIPEGLPAFERLPQRG, from the coding sequence ATGAAACTCGAAGGCGGGTGCTACTGCGGCAGCGTGCGGTATGTCGCCGAGGGCGAGCCGATGATGAAGGCGCAATGCCATTGCCGCGAATGCCAGTATATCTCGGGCGGTTCGCCCAATATGTTTGTGGTGATGCCGATCGATGGCTTCAAATTTACGAAAGGTAGCCCGAAGAAATTCGCGCGCAGCGATCTGGAAGGCGCCGTGACGCGCGAATTCTGCGCCGAGTGCGGCACGCACATGACGACGCTGCGGCCGGGCCTGCCTGCGGCGATCTTGAAGGTCGGCACCCTCGACGATCCCGGCCTGTTCGGTAGCCCGCAGATGGCGATCTACACCGTCGACAAGCAGCCGTTCCACGTGATCCCCGAGGGATTGCCGGCGTTCGAGCGATTGCCGCAGCGCGGGTAG